The sequence TGTTGATAGAAAGCCATAAAAACCAATAATTCTCGACTCTAGGCTGTAATCTAGACATATTAATGCCTTCTGTCCGAGCACGCTATGGCATGAACAAAAGAAGAGTGCCAAAGCCCCATCAACATCAACCTCCAGCCTGGTAAATAGTCGAGACATGTTGGATCACTTGCAATAACCTGGACAGTGGAATGTCAAACCATCTGCATACTCCACCAAGTTTTTAAGTTGATGCATAAATATCTTATGCTTCCTAGCAcagagtaaaaaagaaaaaggaaaataacatCTGTCCACATCTACTTCCTTTTACTTCTTATAAATTTCTTTCTTCGAGAGTTGAGAGGTTGCTAGTTGTGTATTATACTTTTCTCCGCTTTCTCTCTTCCCCGTCTCACTGTCATATATGTTGTCATTCGATGCAGGCATCATCTAGGAATTCAGAAAATATATGTGAGAAATGCGGAGAGGAATTTGTATCAAGGTTTTATGCCACttcattctctttcttttaattttcttattattCTCCGCATGTGTagtatgaaaaagaaaatgttaatGTGTCCTTTGTGATTACAGGAACCAACTACATAAGCATTTGGGTGATACGGGTCATGCCTCTCTAAAGATGTCAAGCCGATAGCTTCATATCTCCTCGTGTGATCTATTGGTCCCGAGTTTCTCTGCTTCAGCTTGCTAGGGAATATTTATTCTTTTGTCATATTTTAACATTTCATAAAATCATAGttgaaagcaaatgatcaaGGACAGTTGTTGATACTTGCTTTTGGTAACTGTAAATCGCGAGACAGATATGCCAGTAATCTTACAGAGTAATGTGAGGGAGAAACTAGAAATAAGGTTAACGGAGAGAGCATTCATTTGAGAACTATTTTTGCTACTCATTGTTAGCACAGAACCATACACTAAATTTCTCTATGAATATGGTTGCTCTGGACGCATTTTTACTGTTCTGGCAATATTATTGGCAAGGTGTGTCATGAGCCAAGCATAGCATAAACAAGTGAATCTTACAACTGACAAAACAACAGTAAACAAAGTCTTGCAGCATCAAATTCTTACAGATTACTGATAATACACAGCTGTTCTCTTACATCTGATCcgatatataataataatatgcaGCAATAGTTCTACTAACTAATAAAACAGCAAAACCAGCAGAGATATTCCCTATGATCGACCCTCTCTTAAACCCAACAAAAGCATCAACCCTGAAACCAAGATGGCTAGAGAGGAAGAGAACATAGCAGAGTATTCAAGTTTAAGCCCGCCGTGACTCTCGTCCGTGTTGATACCAGCTCCTGATGGACCTACGCCGGTGTTAGTACCAACCCCTCCTAACACTCCTCCACTAGATGGGGTTGCACCAAAAGGGGTTGTGGTTCCTGGTGTGGTGGAGGTACCTGGGGTGTTTGTAGCTACCGGGACGCCTGTCGTGCCGGTATTCACAGAACTGAACCAAGATAAGAAGAAATGCATAGTGACCTTAATGAAAACCATAGCTCAAATGCAAGGAACTGTAAATAGGTAGGAGTAAGCCATCAAAACATTTGTCAAAATGTCAATAGAAAAAGAATTAACAATTGCTTCAATCAACAACCAACATATGCAAAGAAGATCCTAATCTCATTGAAATATACATAGTATAGCATATAAAACTTTGTTCATTCATCCAATCCAATTAAATGGTCAAATAGTAACAACCCACAAAGTACTTCTGTAAGGTCACAATTAATCTTAAAGCATGTAACTTTGTGTTATCAATTCATAGCCCATGATTTCAAATAAAGACAACCCACATCTCCCAGAAAATTGTCATTGCAGGAGACAAAACTGGGACCAGAACTGCACATTTCTCTATACTATACAGTGTacagtcaaaaaaaaattcaaacagaGGGCTCAGCTCTCTAAAAagtgaagaaaaagagagagagagaaggcacCTTTTCTCCATGCTTTgcaatcaaaatattttaaccCCAGTGTTAACAGTTCAAACCTTGATGTAATTTTTATTACCAACTCAGTATGGTGAATTCACAAAATAATTCATTTCGGTGCAAGTTGAATGAGTTAGTGAGACAGTGTCATTGAATATTCAGTACCACCTGTGACATTCAATGTGGGTGGAGTGGAGCCCAACTATTGCAGCAATTTCTTTATGAAATtggaaacaatcaaacaaacaacattaTTTTCCTCTGGAGAGTCAAAAGATTCAAAATTCTTTCAAAAGGTTTACTTTTTTCCcagaattcaaatttcaaagggaaaaaagatGCACATTCCACCAAAAAGAGAAATGTCTCTGCTTTATGCTATATCAGTAATTTTCCAATTCCTGATCTGATCTTTTGGTGGTAAATAAGTTGAGCAAGTTAATTtggcttctctttttcttcatctaaagttctgtttctttttttttaacaaaaaaacaatCAAGGTTTTATCTTTTTATACGGTGAATATGAACAAAGATCCTAATCTCAACTAAATACAGTTAAAACTCTATTCTGCTCGTGGTAATCATGTGCAATTGTGACATTTACTGCCTCAAGACATCTCATCACAACCAATGTGAAGTGTCAGAGCTTTTTACTACCTTGaattgataaacaagaagaggaTGAAGATGGAAGAACACCATACCTAGCACTAGAAGGGTAAGAACAGGCTTGTGTGCCTGTAAATcacaatccaaaacaaagtaCAAAGATATTTGAGTACCCAATTGGCTTCCTACATTTTTAGAGATTAAATGTGAGGGAGATTTTGAGGGGAACTTACTAGGGTCAGATGTGGAAACCATAGCAGTACCACCAAAATCACAGGATCCTTGGGCCTGCCCTTTCTTCTGGAAATAGCTGTTAACAGCATAATCACAATGTGCCTTCACAGTGTTGGGGTTGAAACAAGGACCATTTTGATGGGTAGGGTTACAGTCAGCCCCAGCTCCACAAGCATAGTCCAATGTTTTCTGAAGGACTGAGTCACCACCTCCAATCTTGCACACACACCATGTGCCACCTACCATATTCAaacccataaaaaaaagaagcaatattagataaacccaacaaaatcaAGTAGCAAAGAAAGGTGAAAACTCATAGTTTTCTTGCAAGAACTAAAAAAGTTTCTTGCTTTACTATACTGCTACACTATAGAGTAAGATTGCCACAATGAGATGGCAGAAGAGGAAATAAAATGCAGGAGCTTACTTGAATGGCCAGTCATGGCTAAAACCAGCAATAGAACTACAAAAGCAGCCATGGATTAGACTAGAAAAAAGGAAATGGCTGTAGATCAGATTTAATAAGACAATAATATGCTCAAAAGAAGGTGTTGCAGTTTGTGAGAGAAGggaggaggaagagaggagTGGAAGAGATAACAGTAGAAAGGTTTTGTCAGAAATGGGCTAAAAATCATATATCATGTAAAGTAGTGATAATGGTGGGATGTGTATGGCTTTTGCTTTCTCTGCTTTGGTGTCGGCTTCTCaatgttgttttttgtttgcaAGTGAGTTCCAGGAGGTACCCcatctccaaaaaagaaaaataattaacttGAGTTGTCCATCGATCTCTTTTTATCCCTAATCAACCCATCTAGTGTGGAGATTGACCAGAGTGGAGCAAAAGTTGTGGTTTTGGAATTATTTGCTATCAGATGTTAGATGAGTCATGAGTCTCTCTCTCAGGAACAACTGTTTGAAttaataaagaaagaagaattagagaggtTTTACAGAATCATTGGATGATAGCAAtatagttggtgaatctctctgatTCTAAATCGTATGAATTTGGGAGGTACTAAATTCGATCTCACTAGAAATAATATCATTTTCATCGATGCATCAGTCTTATGCAACTTGTTTCTCCTTGGACCGTATCACTTAATGATATTTGTGCCCGATGAAAAAGGCATCATACATGTGAGAGGTGATTTGTTCTTATAAACTCATATCACTTAACTTAGCAAAACATATAATTCATAACATGCAGTCACACGCTCAGTTTTTCTCAATTTACCCTATTGTCACAAGGCTTGAGTTTGAGTTTTCCTCAACTTATCTgaccataaaataaaataactcgAATTTGAGTTGATATCGGGTGTGTGTTGGCAAGCATTTTTTTGATAGCATTTAGGTTACCTGATAGAATAAATGCTACCTGTTTGCCAAACAACCATTTAATAGCTAGCATttcaaggataattttataaCAATTTTATAGCCATTTCGAAATTGTGGTCAATTGGATTATTTTAACACAATTCAACTTTTCTTTCCCATAGTATCCTTACCTTTTTGTGGTCATGACCATATAGGTTCGGGCTTCTATGAGCTTCACATAATACCCCAATAAGTAATTTGTCACTACAATGTCAACAACTTTATACTATCACCATATTTACAACCAAACACTATCAACATTTCAAACATCATATAATGTACCACCATATATACTATAATAATATATGCTACttccaaaattattttcaaacgaACCGATCAtatgaaggggaaaaaaaaagttcacatGGTAAACAGAACCCACGTTGGAAAAGAAGCATATGCGCTACACACTGGAAATGCTGCTAGTAAAGACTGCCGCATTTAAACCTATGCATAGGTTTACTTTTTAATTAGAGTAAACCatccaaggaaaaaaatttaaggaaaagGAAATCTGAAATAGATGAAGAGGACTGGAGGAGGTGTGACTGATTAACCGGAGAGAAATGGGCTTCAACTTTCTTGTTGGGCCTCCTTGTTTACGGATTGGGCTTTAGGTTGTTTATTATTGGGCAATTTTAGTTGCACACCGACCTTTTCGAACTACACGTCCAGTGTATCTACACAACTCAAAATTTAAACTATTTCTAATCACACTAAAATGAAAGAGCCTTCTTTGTCTTTACTTTTGTCTGCAACATTTCATATAGTTGAGAGATCAACAAAGTATAGTACTTCCCCTTCACTATGTAAATAGGACTCTCAGACAGAACAATCGATGTCATTGCCAGCTTTAAGAATTTCATGTTTCTAAGATCACAAGAATAAGATCTAGATTCAACTAGCAAGGCGTGCTAATGGCGAATCAGACTTCCTTCCCTACTCCACAGCGTGCTCAGCCCTGTTCATCTCTCGTACTCAAGCCGGAAGTATGATCTACATTGTTTTTTGATTTCGTTGAAGCGATGGGGTGTGAGGAGCGTCGACCTAAAATACCAAGAGTCAAAGCTAAGTCAACATAAGTTGGGATGTGATTAGTAAAATCGGGGGGCGTGACCAAAGTTTATCCTTACTATTTTCTATGAAATGGGCTTGTATTTATTGATTGGGCTACTATGTGTGCTATCTTTGTGAATAATACCATTTTTAAATTATGCTTTGTTGGAAAACTGCATGATCTATTTGGCATGCTTTGTTTTCCATacgttttatgttttcattttttagaaaaaaaaattcccaaaatacctTCAGTTAtccaacaaaaaacaagaaatcacTGAAAAACAGCTTCAAaagggaaaatgaaaaaaaatgttttttgtAAATATAAGAAAcatggaaaatagaaaacaaatcaaacacaccCGTAATTTCTTTAAAGTTACCGACACGCATTGTACTATTGTCAATTGGGAAAATTAGATAGAATTGCAAAATAGAACATTTGTCTTCCAAGAAGGACAAATTAGAAAAACCCTTAGGGAAAGGGACAAATGTTATTAACTAAGTAAAATGCCTCTACATATACATACCTTCTTCCTTGATCAACgcctcttctctcttcttccttcgttgcttcatctctcttcttctttgagcaacgcttcttctcttctcttccttcgCTGGCGACATAGATCAGcaattattcttcttcttccttgcgaCTGAGATCGGGGCTTCTTCTTGTGACAGATAGATATTCAAAGCAAGCTTTTGATCTAGAGATAGAAATAGAGaacgaaaataaaaatatcgTCCTTCGATTGTCATCAGCATATCTGATAATTTTTTGTATATGAtaatattatatctattttgggtatgttgaaattatatttaaaaaggCACAtcacctttcttttttttattttctttttcttctggttATGATGGATTTGTTTTTTTATCTATTCGTATGTCATCTATTTTGGATATGTTGAAATTTTATCTGCTTCGATAAGTTATATGTTTCGCAAAATGTTATATGCTTCATCATACTTTCATATgtcataaattttcaaatgaaatatGACTCAAACACATaataaaattaaaccaaatcaGTTTCATCTAcctaaaaatttacaaataacATATATCATTGACAAttcagaatttaaaaaaaaaggtgataTATGTCATAATGAAAAATCTTATATTCATGAATACAATCAtaaaatccaacaaaaaaaatattataaaaacaaGATGACGGCATTACATATCTTACTATTGTGATTTCCTAACTTTTCACATCCACCACACCTAATTTTCATTCTCCAGTGTAAAAATAAGATATATGCaagaaatatattatatattagaaATAGATAACAAATgacaaacatatataatatcaacaaataacatatcttttctcaaaaaaaaaaaaaacatttcaacaggtcgaaacagataacatattaaTGGATCTCATGGGTAGAGTGGACAGCTGCCATCCGGCCACAGATCAAGGCTGCAGACCCACCAAAGAGAAGCGCTGGAGCACCACGATCAACTCCCAAC is a genomic window of Tripterygium wilfordii isolate XIE 37 chromosome 16, ASM1340144v1, whole genome shotgun sequence containing:
- the LOC119980528 gene encoding PLASMODESMATA CALLOSE-BINDING PROTEIN 3-like, with amino-acid sequence MAAFVVLLLVLAMTGHSSGTWCVCKIGGGDSVLQKTLDYACGAGADCNPTHQNGPCFNPNTVKAHCDYAVNSYFQKKGQAQGSCDFGGTAMVSTSDPSTQACSYPSSASSVNTGTTGVPVATNTPGTSTTPGTTTPFGATPSSGGVLGGVGTNTGVGPSGAGINTDESHGGLKLEYSAMFSSSLAILVSGLMLLLGLREGRS